A DNA window from Aureibacter tunicatorum contains the following coding sequences:
- a CDS encoding HAD family hydrolase — translation MNRNILVVFDIDGTLTDSVKQHQQAFAEILKDMGVESHAEFKSFKHHTDSFIAKEIYESSLQASFTGDKKDAFEKALSSKLSQEAFDEIKGAKALIDSLKNAPQYGFCFATGSLRRPASHKLNSIGIEFDEAQLVASDDIYEREAIVQQAINKASEYYGVDTFERIVSVGDGLWDLRTANNLNLEFVGVGETNYDLLLENGAETVLRDLTGFSLESKAESL, via the coding sequence GTGAATAGAAATATACTTGTCGTATTTGACATAGATGGTACTTTGACCGATAGTGTCAAGCAACATCAACAAGCTTTTGCGGAAATTTTGAAGGACATGGGCGTGGAAAGTCATGCTGAATTCAAATCTTTCAAGCATCATACTGACAGCTTTATAGCTAAGGAAATTTACGAGTCGAGCCTTCAGGCATCATTTACAGGAGATAAGAAGGATGCTTTCGAAAAAGCGCTGTCAAGCAAGCTAAGCCAAGAAGCGTTTGATGAAATCAAGGGAGCTAAGGCATTGATAGATTCCTTGAAAAATGCCCCTCAATATGGTTTTTGTTTTGCAACGGGATCGTTGAGAAGGCCAGCATCGCATAAGTTGAACTCCATTGGGATTGAATTTGATGAGGCCCAATTGGTCGCTTCAGATGACATTTACGAAAGGGAAGCGATCGTGCAACAAGCGATCAACAAAGCCTCCGAATATTACGGAGTGGATACTTTTGAAAGAATCGTATCTGTGGGCGATGGTTTGTGGGATTTGAGAACGGCAAATAATTTAAATCTTGAGTTTGTAGGCGTTGGCGAGACTAATTATGATTTGCTTTTGGAAAATGGCGCTGAAACAGTATTGAGGGATTTAACAGGGTTTAGCTTAGAATCAAAAGCGGAAAGCCTGTAG
- a CDS encoding AraC family transcriptional regulator has protein sequence MIHKHQHYDLLGKVVLERVVFTPPLRLKEDMQSEACLLYSVKGSSSLYDTDQKHSLDSGKGALMKCGNYFNHWHINKDDAQNEAIAIHLYPDLIRYVYRDDLPEFLTAKGKHSGPSVLMLDGSQLLKPYIESLLLYFNNPEIVDEEVIVLKVKELLSLLYKINSNNVREMMHDLFNPNNFDFKKIISKNINEDLSIEELAHLCNLSLSSFKRKFKAVFDDSPASYIKNKRLEKAAQMLQVSQDRVSDICFDCGFASVDSFSKSFKQRYGSTPSDYRNQMLN, from the coding sequence ATGATTCATAAGCATCAGCATTACGATTTATTAGGAAAAGTAGTATTGGAACGAGTGGTTTTCACTCCGCCATTGAGATTGAAAGAAGATATGCAAAGCGAAGCTTGTTTATTGTACTCAGTCAAAGGAAGCTCTAGCCTTTACGATACTGATCAGAAGCATAGCTTGGATTCAGGGAAAGGGGCACTGATGAAATGCGGCAATTATTTCAACCATTGGCATATCAATAAAGACGATGCGCAAAACGAAGCGATTGCGATCCATTTGTATCCTGATTTGATACGCTATGTATACAGAGATGATTTGCCCGAGTTTTTAACCGCTAAAGGAAAACACAGTGGCCCATCAGTGTTAATGCTCGATGGCAGTCAATTGCTGAAACCTTATATTGAGAGTTTGCTATTGTATTTCAATAATCCGGAGATAGTGGATGAAGAAGTGATTGTGCTCAAAGTAAAGGAGTTGCTGAGTTTGCTGTATAAGATCAACAGCAATAATGTGCGAGAGATGATGCATGATTTGTTCAATCCTAACAATTTTGATTTTAAAAAGATCATCAGCAAAAATATCAATGAAGATTTGTCGATAGAAGAGTTGGCCCATTTATGTAATTTGAGCTTGTCTAGTTTCAAACGAAAGTTCAAGGCCGTTTTTGACGATTCGCCGGCTTCTTATATCAAAAACAAACGCTTGGAGAAAGCGGCTCAGATGCTTCAAGTATCTCAAGACAGAGTTTCGGATATATGCTTTGATTGTGGATTTGCAAGCGTTGACAGTTTTTCAAAATCCTTCAAGCAGAGGTATGGTTCTACTCCTTCGGACTATAGAAATCAGATGTTGAACTGA
- a CDS encoding GNAT family protein, with translation MIELKPFTEEDFETLISWVNSKEELYQFAGSIFDYPLTDDQLKNYIQMEDKKPFKVVLSSTNESIGHCELNFENGNRRISRVLLGRKDLRGMNIGGQIIRNLVELMFENPEKQEVDLNIFDWNKAAINCYQKVGFNFSDTMGLKTCNNCSNSA, from the coding sequence ATGATCGAATTAAAACCATTTACAGAAGAAGATTTTGAGACATTAATAAGCTGGGTGAACAGCAAGGAGGAACTCTATCAGTTTGCAGGATCGATATTCGATTATCCTCTGACCGATGATCAGCTTAAGAATTATATTCAAATGGAGGACAAGAAGCCTTTTAAAGTAGTATTGTCTTCTACAAATGAGTCGATAGGCCACTGTGAATTGAATTTTGAAAATGGCAACAGAAGGATCTCAAGAGTTTTGTTGGGAAGAAAAGATTTGAGAGGGATGAATATCGGAGGACAGATTATTCGAAATTTGGTAGAGTTGATGTTTGAAAATCCGGAGAAACAAGAGGTTGATCTCAATATCTTTGATTGGAATAAAGCAGCGATCAACTGCTATCAGAAAGTTGGTTTCAATTTCTCCGATACAATGGGGTTAAAAACTTGCAACAACTGTTCAAATTCTGCTTGA
- a CDS encoding class I SAM-dependent methyltransferase, translating to MNSQKEIELKELSSQLSKPDGKNGVDVAFAMNETNKEMVRYSIEELNASDKNLILEIGHGNALHLTDIMDDAGELHYTGLEISETMQEEAVRINKKYVEARQAEFLVYDGELLPFEDNAFDKIMTVNTIYFWSNPISFAKEIYRVLKPGGVLVITFATKEFMVNLPLADDRFELYNEEIFRSLIDETSLRIMEIIKRQDRVDSQLIELANRDYLISKLTK from the coding sequence ATGAATTCTCAGAAAGAAATAGAATTGAAAGAGCTTTCTTCTCAATTAAGCAAACCTGACGGAAAGAATGGTGTCGATGTAGCATTTGCGATGAATGAGACAAACAAGGAAATGGTGCGTTATTCGATAGAGGAGCTGAACGCCAGCGATAAAAATCTTATTTTGGAAATCGGTCATGGAAATGCCCTTCATCTTACAGATATCATGGATGACGCGGGCGAATTGCATTATACAGGCTTGGAAATTTCAGAGACGATGCAAGAGGAAGCTGTTCGCATCAATAAAAAATATGTTGAAGCGCGACAAGCGGAGTTTTTAGTATACGACGGAGAGCTCTTGCCATTTGAAGACAATGCGTTTGATAAGATTATGACGGTGAACACGATCTATTTTTGGAGCAATCCGATTTCCTTTGCCAAAGAAATTTATCGAGTATTGAAGCCTGGAGGCGTATTGGTGATTACCTTTGCTACGAAAGAATTTATGGTCAATTTGCCTTTGGCTGATGATAGATTTGAATTATACAATGAGGAAATATTTCGCTCGCTCATCGATGAAACCAGTTTGCGGATAATGGAAATTATCAAAAGACAAGATCGCGTGGATAGCCAGTTGATTGAGTTGGCTAATAGAGATTATTTAATTAGTAAATTAACAAAATAG
- a CDS encoding maleylpyruvate isomerase N-terminal domain-containing protein translates to MIDIVHKFPELDAKLIELLQSLEQEEWNKPTVAKLWAVKDVAAHLLDGNIRILSGLRDHHHLESPEINSYQDLLDFLNHLNAEWVQSMKRVSPEMLLDLLEHTGKPYCDYYASLDPFGKALYPVAWAGENESKNWMHIARDYTEKFLHQQQIRDAVGKQGIMSEEYFLPFLEVCMYALPHALRNAAVVKGSVLKMSIVGEVNGEWLVRFNGEIWELIDSIPVQSIKTEVTIDSYASWKLFSKSLRYADLKDKIEIKGDIELGRIAVDMVSFMA, encoded by the coding sequence ATGATTGATATCGTTCATAAATTTCCAGAGTTGGATGCAAAACTGATAGAACTGTTGCAGAGCTTGGAACAAGAAGAATGGAACAAGCCGACAGTAGCCAAGCTATGGGCCGTAAAAGATGTAGCAGCTCATTTGTTGGATGGAAATATACGTATATTGTCTGGACTTCGAGATCATCATCATTTGGAATCTCCCGAGATTAATTCCTATCAGGATTTGCTTGATTTTTTGAATCATTTGAACGCTGAATGGGTGCAGTCAATGAAGAGAGTCAGCCCGGAAATGTTGCTTGATTTGCTAGAGCATACAGGAAAGCCTTATTGCGATTATTATGCTTCGCTTGACCCTTTTGGAAAGGCTCTTTATCCAGTTGCTTGGGCAGGTGAAAATGAAAGCAAGAATTGGATGCATATCGCTCGTGATTATACCGAGAAGTTTTTGCACCAACAACAAATCCGTGATGCTGTGGGCAAGCAAGGAATAATGTCGGAAGAATATTTTTTGCCATTTCTGGAAGTATGCATGTACGCTTTGCCGCATGCATTGAGAAATGCCGCTGTGGTGAAAGGCAGTGTATTGAAAATGAGCATAGTTGGAGAAGTAAATGGAGAGTGGTTGGTACGGTTCAATGGCGAGATATGGGAATTAATTGATAGCATTCCTGTACAATCGATTAAGACTGAAGTGACTATTGATTCTTATGCATCATGGAAATTATTCTCAAAAAGCTTGAGGTATGCTGACTTGAAAGATAAAATAGAGATAAAAGGAGATATCGAATTGGGAAGAATCGCTGTCGATATGGTTTCCTTCATGGCCTAA
- a CDS encoding DUF4349 domain-containing protein, whose translation MKKIFLFLLLSAFCFACHDGSKAVYDGEAMAEIGEEVHAVDIPAKKMTANAGVGRSEIQQERKIIWSANVEFQVKNVDQSTSRIGELSRKHGAFISDMNLTSNNYRIANRIVIRVESSRFDSLLNDLKSESVSMKNIKIKSQDVTEEFIDIQIRLKTKKEVRERYIQILRDKTGNIRDVIEAEEAIRKITEEIEAKEGRFRYLKDQIKFSTITLNIFQEIERTEETYAYVKPYSEKLAEGFVNGWSIVTSLLLAMVNIWPLLIIAVVLVWKRKWLASKIRRKNASGKS comes from the coding sequence ATGAAAAAGATATTTTTGTTTTTACTACTGTCGGCTTTTTGTTTTGCTTGCCATGATGGATCAAAAGCTGTTTATGACGGAGAAGCGATGGCAGAGATTGGGGAAGAAGTTCATGCGGTTGATATCCCAGCAAAAAAAATGACAGCGAATGCAGGCGTTGGAAGATCGGAAATTCAGCAAGAACGTAAGATTATTTGGTCCGCAAATGTAGAGTTTCAGGTGAAAAATGTGGATCAGTCAACAAGTAGAATTGGCGAATTGAGCCGAAAGCATGGAGCTTTTATCTCAGACATGAATCTGACTTCCAATAATTACCGAATAGCAAATAGAATTGTCATAAGAGTTGAGAGTTCACGATTTGATTCGCTTTTGAATGACTTAAAAAGCGAATCTGTTTCCATGAAGAATATCAAAATCAAATCGCAGGATGTGACTGAAGAATTTATTGATATTCAGATTCGCTTGAAAACCAAAAAAGAAGTTAGGGAGCGATACATTCAGATTTTAAGGGATAAGACTGGAAATATAAGAGATGTCATTGAGGCTGAGGAAGCTATTCGCAAAATCACAGAGGAAATCGAAGCAAAGGAAGGCCGATTTAGGTACTTGAAGGATCAGATCAAGTTTAGCACGATTACCTTGAATATTTTTCAAGAGATAGAGCGTACTGAAGAAACCTATGCTTATGTAAAGCCTTATTCGGAAAAATTGGCGGAAGGTTTTGTCAATGGCTGGTCTATTGTAACGAGTCTATTATTGGCGATGGTAAATATTTGGCCACTGTTGATAATAGCTGTTGTGTTAGTCTGGAAAAGAAAATGGTTGGCAAGCAAGATTAGGAGAAAAAATGCGTCTGGGAAAAGTTAG
- a CDS encoding serine hydrolase domain-containing protein produces the protein MKKLYIFILIALHIFVCCSPNTAKHEVTNIDNNRLSAQVDSVLANHAFNGVVLIAKDTIPLYKSALGYADLEEKSQLKLEHQFVIGSISKQITAVLVMREFEKGNLVLEDKLGEYLTHLKQDWKDEVSIHHLLAHTHGISDINQPLDFEPGTQFQYSQLGYDLLAQVLEKKTGKTFLDLSSNLFDEYGLRNTFHPKSKNYKRLVKGYEISERGDLVYSSSSLQNYAAAGSFISNAEDLAKWNVLLHTGKLVSVNTLDLMKTRYATRKHPVFEEVEYGYGLIYKKNHKESQIGALGFAPGFALANYYHPASKISLVVLCNALEDRDDFKKVFEVHTELMKLM, from the coding sequence TTGAAAAAGCTATATATCTTTATTCTGATCGCATTGCATATCTTTGTTTGTTGCTCTCCGAATACTGCCAAACATGAGGTAACAAATATTGATAATAATCGCTTATCCGCTCAAGTGGATTCGGTTTTAGCTAATCATGCGTTCAATGGAGTCGTTTTGATTGCTAAAGATACGATTCCATTGTACAAGTCCGCTTTGGGCTATGCCGATCTTGAAGAAAAATCGCAACTCAAACTTGAACATCAGTTCGTCATAGGCTCGATCAGCAAGCAGATTACCGCTGTTTTGGTAATGCGAGAATTTGAGAAAGGAAATTTGGTTTTGGAGGATAAGTTAGGTGAATATCTGACACATTTGAAGCAAGATTGGAAAGATGAGGTTTCAATTCACCATTTGTTGGCTCACACTCATGGGATTAGTGATATAAACCAACCGTTAGATTTCGAGCCGGGAACACAATTCCAATATTCTCAACTTGGCTATGATTTGTTGGCCCAAGTCTTGGAAAAGAAGACGGGGAAGACATTTTTGGACTTGTCAAGCAATTTGTTCGACGAATATGGACTGAGAAACACGTTTCATCCTAAGAGTAAGAATTACAAACGTTTGGTCAAAGGTTATGAGATCTCTGAGAGAGGTGATTTAGTATACTCGTCGAGCAGTTTGCAGAATTATGCCGCTGCTGGTTCTTTTATTTCTAATGCTGAAGATCTGGCGAAGTGGAATGTGTTGCTTCATACAGGCAAGTTGGTAAGCGTGAATACATTGGACTTGATGAAAACAAGATATGCGACAAGAAAGCATCCGGTTTTTGAGGAAGTAGAATACGGGTACGGATTGATTTACAAAAAGAATCATAAGGAAAGTCAGATCGGCGCATTGGGCTTTGCCCCGGGTTTTGCTTTGGCGAATTATTATCATCCGGCTTCGAAGATAAGCTTGGTTGTATTATGCAATGCTTTGGAGGATAGGGATGATTTCAAAAAAGTGTTCGAAGTGCATACGGAACTTATGAAGTTGATGTGA